From one Culex quinquefasciatus strain JHB chromosome 3, VPISU_Cqui_1.0_pri_paternal, whole genome shotgun sequence genomic stretch:
- the LOC6041198 gene encoding survival motor neuron protein, which yields MNTNRGKKNPLSSESEQSTDDIWDDTLIIRKYEESLAMVKEEVAKRLAMRTNKKAAQAKAAVKSEQLAEAGTSSSALPAAASSSQEAKQDEEESSGVEGSTGGGGGEEKGAVETGGKPVYKVGDYCRATYEDDGVDYEAKIMAIGKNQDALIRFIGYNNEQTTTLDDLVPSWGRKSRRKQREDAAEEAAEVDSHRMEISDDEEKLTKKASKIRINYGPGFPAQTSAAFGAGMGASFMVPPPPPMPPMLEHEDDLESENLSAMLMSWYMSGYYTGLYHGQKMSQKRARPS from the exons ATGAACACGAACCGTGGCAAAAAG AATCCTCTGAGTTCGGAGAGCGAGCAATCGACGGACGACATCTGGGACGACACCCTAATCATCCGGAAGTACGAGGAATCGCTGGCGATGGTGAAGGAGGAGGTGGCCAAGCGATTGGCCATGAGAACCAACAAGAAGGCCGCACAAGCCAAGGCGGCGGTCAAAAGCGAACAGCTGGCGGAAGCCGGCACCAGCAGCAGTGCACTTCCGGCCGCTGCGTCCTCGTCACAGGAGGCCAAACAGGACGAAGAGGAATCATCCGGCGTGGAAGGGTCTACGGGTGGCGGTGGTGGTGAGGAGAAGGGCGCGGTTGAAACCGGCGGCAAGCCGGTCTACAAAGTGGGCGACTACTGTCGGGCCACGTACGAAGATGACGGCGTAGATTACGAGGCCAAAATTATGGCCATCGGGAAGAACCAGGACGCGCTGATCCGGTTCATCGGGTACAACAACGAACAGACGACCACGTTGGACGATCTGGTTCCGTCGTGGGGACGGAAGTCACGCCGCAAGCAGCGCGAGGACGCCGCCGAGGAAGCAGCGGAAGTCGATTCACACCGGATGGAGATCAGCGACGACGAGGAGAAGCTCACCAAAAAGGCCAGCAAAATTCGGATCAACTACGGGCCCGGCTTTCCGGCCCAGACGTCGGCCGCGTTCGGGGCCGGCATGGGAGCTTCCTTCAtggtgccgccgccgccgccaatgCCACCGATGCTCGAGCACGAGGACGATCTCGAGTCGGAGAATCTCTCGGCGATGCTCATGTCCTGGTACATGAGCGGATACTACACGGGCCTTTACCACGGCCAAAAGATGTCCCAGAAGCGGGCGCGACCGTCCtaa